The following coding sequences lie in one Phacochoerus africanus isolate WHEZ1 chromosome 12, ROS_Pafr_v1, whole genome shotgun sequence genomic window:
- the GAS1 gene encoding growth arrest-specific protein 1: MVAGLLGGGGGARGGTVPGAWLCLMALLQLLGSAPRSSGLAHGRRLICWQALLQCQGEPECSYAYNQYAEACAPVLAQRGGGDAPGTAAAAAFPASAASFSSRWRCPSHCISALIQLNHTRRGPALEDCDCAQDENCKSTKRAIEPCLPRTSGGGAGGPGAGGVMGCTEARRRCDRDSRCNLALSRYLTYCGKLFNGLRCTDECRTVIEDMLAVPKAALLNDCVCDGLERPICESVKENMARLCFGAELGNGPGSSGSDGGLDDYYDEEYDDEQRAGGAGGEQPLDDDDGVPHPPRPGGGAAAAGGRGDLPYGSGRRSSSGGCRSAPRGVWTQLASILLLLLLPLLF, from the coding sequence ATGGTGGCAGGGCTgctgggcggcggcggcggggcccgCGGGGGAACCGTGCCGGGCGCCTGGCTGTGCCTGAtggcgctgctgcagctgctgggctcgGCGCCGCGGAGCTCGGGGCTGGCGCACGGCCGCCGCCTCATCTGCTGGCAGGCGCTGCTGCAGTGCCAGGGGGAGCCGGAGTGCAGCTACGCCTACAACCAGTACGCCGAGGCGTGCGCGCCGGTGCTGGCGCAGCGCGGCGGGGGCGACGCGCCGGGAaccgccgcagccgccgcctTCCCTGCCTCCGCCGCCTCCTTCTCGTCGCGCTGGCGCTGTCCGAGCCACTGCATCTCGGCCCTCATTCAGCTCAACCACACGCGCCGCGGGCCCGCCTTGGAAGACTGTGATTGCGCGCAGGATGAGAACTGCAAGTCCACCAAGCGCGCCATTGAGCCGTGCCTGCCCCGGAcgagcggcggcggcgcgggcggccCGGGCGCGGGCGGGGTCATGGGCTGCACCGAGGCCCGGCGGCGCTGCGACCGCGACAGCCGCTGCAACCTGGCGCTCAGTCGCTACCTGACTTACTGCGGCAAGCTCTTCAACGGGCTGCGCTGCACCGACGAGTGCCGCACGGTCATCGAGGATATGCTGGCCGTGCCCAAGGCGGCGCTGCTCAATGACTGTGTGTGCGACGGCCTGGAGCGGCCCATCTGCGAGTCGGTCAAGGAGAACATGGCCCGCCTGTGCTTCGGCGCCGAGCTGGGCAACGGCCCCGGCAGTAGCGGATCGGACGGGGGCCTGGACGACTACTACGATGAGGAGTATGACGACGAACAGCGCGCTGGGGGCGCGGGCGGGGAGCAGCCGCTGGACGACGACGACGGCGTCCCGCACCCGCCGCGCCCGGGCGGCGGCGCTGCTGCGGCAGGCGGCCGCGGCGACCTGCCTTACGGGTCCGGGCGCAGAAGCAGCAGCGGCGGCTGCCGCTCGGCGCCCCGAGGCGTCTGGACCCAGCTTGCCTCcatcttgctgctgctgctgctcccgcTGCTCTTTTAG